From Streptomyces sp. TLI_053, a single genomic window includes:
- a CDS encoding ABC transporter ATP-binding protein, translating to MTTATAPVTGAPVTPGSATVEFRSLRRTFGATTALDGLDLTVHPGELLALLGPSGCGKTTALRILAGFEQHDSGQVLVDGKDITAIPAHKRDAGMVFQSYSLFPHLTAADNVAFGLRMRGAGKAERTKRAQELLELVGLPQHAGRYPHQMSGGQQQRIALARALALQPRVLLLDEPLSALDAKVRLSLREEIRRLQQELGITTLFVTHDQEEALSMADRVAVLRSGRLEQCAAPAELYARPATAFVAEFVGTMSRIPCERSGEGVEVLGRRHAVDGELPADGPLQVLVRPENVRLTPDEHGPALVVSASFLGAVTRLTVRLNDGTEVKADLPTETAAALPAGSRAALTLPERPVLVDRRTV from the coding sequence ATGACCACGGCCACCGCCCCCGTCACCGGCGCCCCCGTCACCCCCGGCAGCGCCACCGTCGAGTTCCGCTCGCTGCGCCGCACCTTCGGCGCCACCACCGCGCTGGACGGCCTCGACCTCACCGTCCACCCCGGTGAGCTGCTCGCCCTGCTCGGCCCGTCCGGCTGCGGAAAGACCACCGCGCTGCGCATCCTGGCCGGCTTCGAGCAGCACGACTCGGGCCAGGTCCTGGTCGACGGCAAGGACATCACCGCGATCCCCGCGCACAAGCGCGACGCCGGCATGGTGTTCCAGTCCTACAGCCTGTTCCCGCACCTGACCGCGGCCGACAACGTCGCCTTCGGCCTGCGGATGCGCGGCGCCGGCAAGGCCGAGCGGACCAAGCGCGCCCAGGAGCTGCTGGAGCTGGTCGGTCTGCCGCAGCACGCCGGCCGCTACCCGCACCAGATGTCCGGCGGCCAGCAGCAGCGCATCGCGCTCGCCCGCGCGCTCGCCCTCCAGCCGCGCGTCCTGCTGCTCGACGAGCCGCTGTCCGCGCTGGACGCCAAGGTGCGGCTGTCGCTGCGCGAGGAGATCCGCCGCCTCCAGCAGGAGCTGGGGATCACCACCCTGTTCGTCACCCACGACCAGGAGGAGGCGCTGTCGATGGCCGACCGGGTCGCCGTCCTGCGCTCCGGCCGGCTCGAGCAGTGCGCCGCCCCCGCCGAGCTGTACGCCCGCCCGGCCACCGCCTTCGTCGCCGAGTTCGTCGGCACCATGAGCCGCATCCCCTGCGAGCGCTCCGGCGAGGGCGTCGAGGTGCTCGGCCGCCGCCACGCCGTGGACGGCGAGCTGCCCGCCGACGGCCCGCTCCAGGTGCTGGTCCGCCCGGAGAACGTCCGGCTGACCCCGGACGAGCACGGGCCGGCCCTGGTCGTCTCGGCGTCCTTCCTGGGCGCGGTCACCCGCCTCACCGTCCGCCTGAACGACGGCACCGAGGTCAAGGCCGACCTGCCCACCGAGACCGCCGCCGCGCTGCCGGCCGGCTCGCGCGCCGCGCTGACCCTGCCGGAGCGCCCGGTCCTGGTCGACCGGCGTACCGTCTGA
- a CDS encoding phosphonatase-like hydrolase, whose product MSNDIRLVVLDMAGTTVADGGLVERAFGAAAGSLGVETGSAEHATMLEHVRATMGESKISVFRHLFGEEEKAQRANAAFEAAYHDLVDEGHCAALPGAAEAIAELRGQGRKVVLTTGFSRATQDRILAALGWQDIADLTLCPAEAGRGRPYPDLALAALLRTGTDDVRQVAVSGDTGYDMLTGVRAGASVVAGVLTGAHDEQRLRADGATHVLKSVAELPALLGPVG is encoded by the coding sequence ATGTCGAACGACATCCGCCTGGTCGTCCTGGACATGGCCGGCACCACCGTGGCCGACGGCGGCCTGGTCGAGCGGGCCTTCGGGGCCGCCGCCGGCTCGCTCGGGGTCGAGACCGGCAGTGCCGAGCACGCCACCATGCTGGAGCACGTCCGCGCCACCATGGGCGAGTCCAAGATCTCGGTCTTCCGCCACCTGTTCGGCGAGGAGGAGAAGGCCCAGCGGGCCAACGCCGCCTTCGAGGCCGCCTACCACGACCTCGTCGACGAGGGTCACTGCGCGGCGCTGCCCGGCGCGGCCGAGGCCATCGCCGAACTCCGCGGCCAGGGCCGCAAGGTGGTCCTCACCACCGGTTTCTCCCGGGCCACCCAGGACCGCATCCTGGCCGCCCTCGGCTGGCAGGACATCGCCGACCTCACCCTCTGCCCGGCCGAGGCCGGCCGGGGCCGCCCCTATCCGGACCTCGCGCTCGCCGCGCTGCTGCGCACCGGGACCGACGACGTCCGGCAGGTCGCGGTGTCCGGCGACACCGGCTACGACATGCTGACCGGTGTCCGGGCCGGCGCCTCGGTGGTCGCGGGCGTCCTCACCGGCGCCCACGACGAGCAGCGGCTGCGGGCCGACGGCGCCACCCACGTGCTGAAGTCCGTCGCCGAGCTGCCCGCCCTGCTGGGACCGGTCGGCTGA
- a CDS encoding phosphatase PAP2 family protein, with protein sequence MPLHELAVYDGSGVSGGLYSRVVGWADAAPHWLDRVVALWSLLGLGLFALLMLAAWWRARGGGPAVMARVLAAAPVVLLAYAVNSAFKGVVEEVRPCAQLRVRDTLESCPGPGDWSFPSNHTVIAFAAAAALLLVDRRIGAVAAVAAVLMGASRVWVGVHYPHDVLVGAVVGVLVAVPLVLAAGRAGPLVAHARTGPLRPLLGTGAAAAVAGPGRPVGVRRD encoded by the coding sequence ATGCCGCTGCACGAGCTGGCCGTGTACGACGGCAGTGGCGTCTCCGGCGGCCTGTACAGCCGGGTGGTCGGCTGGGCGGACGCCGCGCCGCACTGGCTGGACCGGGTGGTCGCGCTCTGGTCGCTGCTCGGCCTCGGGCTCTTCGCGCTGCTGATGCTCGCCGCCTGGTGGCGGGCGCGCGGGGGCGGGCCGGCCGTGATGGCCCGGGTGCTGGCCGCGGCGCCGGTCGTCCTGCTCGCCTACGCGGTGAACTCCGCTTTCAAGGGAGTGGTGGAGGAGGTCCGGCCGTGCGCGCAGCTGCGGGTGCGGGACACCCTGGAGAGCTGCCCGGGGCCCGGTGACTGGTCCTTCCCGAGCAACCACACCGTGATCGCGTTCGCGGCCGCCGCCGCGCTGCTGCTCGTCGACCGGCGGATCGGCGCGGTGGCCGCCGTGGCCGCCGTGCTGATGGGTGCCTCCCGGGTCTGGGTGGGGGTGCACTATCCGCACGACGTCCTGGTGGGGGCGGTGGTCGGCGTGCTGGTGGCGGTGCCGCTGGTGCTCGCGGCCGGCCGGGCCGGGCCGCTGGTGGCACACGCCCGCACCGGTCCGCTGCGGCCGCTGCTGGGCACGGGGGCCGCGGCGGCGGTCGCCGGCCCGGGCCGGCCGGTCGGGGTGCGGCGGGACTGA
- a CDS encoding HAD family hydrolase yields the protein MIIPTGPVRLVIFDCDGVLVDSERIAARVQTGLGAELGWPLTEEEVVERFIGRSMASIDEQVAERLGRETADRWWAEFVRRHAEQVDAGLEPVDGLPEALDAITLPTCVASSGSHEKMAHTLGRTGLFDRFAGRIFSATEVARGKPAPDLFLHAAQRMGVPPSACAVVEDSAPGVLAARAAGMRAFGYAGGLTPAARLTGPGTVVFEDMRELPALLAAG from the coding sequence ATGATCATCCCGACCGGGCCGGTACGGCTCGTCATCTTCGACTGCGACGGCGTCCTGGTGGACAGCGAGCGGATCGCGGCCCGGGTGCAGACCGGCCTCGGCGCCGAACTCGGCTGGCCGCTCACCGAGGAGGAGGTGGTGGAGCGCTTCATCGGCCGCTCGATGGCCTCGATCGACGAACAGGTCGCCGAGCGGCTCGGCCGGGAGACCGCCGACCGCTGGTGGGCGGAGTTCGTGCGCCGGCACGCCGAGCAGGTGGACGCCGGTCTGGAGCCGGTCGACGGCCTGCCGGAGGCGCTCGACGCGATCACCCTGCCGACCTGCGTGGCGTCCAGCGGCTCGCACGAGAAGATGGCGCACACCCTGGGCCGCACCGGGCTGTTCGACCGCTTCGCCGGCCGGATCTTCAGCGCCACCGAGGTCGCCCGGGGCAAACCGGCCCCGGACCTCTTCCTGCACGCGGCGCAGCGGATGGGCGTGCCGCCGTCGGCCTGCGCCGTCGTCGAGGACAGCGCCCCGGGCGTCCTGGCCGCGCGCGCGGCCGGCATGCGCGCCTTCGGCTACGCGGGCGGCCTCACCCCCGCCGCCCGGCTGACCGGCCCGGGCACGGTCGTCTTCGAGGACATGCGCGAACTCCCCGCCCTCCTCGCCGCGGGCTGA
- a CDS encoding TIGR03364 family FAD-dependent oxidoreductase: MRVIVVGAGVLGTMHAWQAVERGHEVVHLEREAEARGASVRNFGLVWVSGRARGEELDTALRARELWERIGGQVPDLGFRANGSLTAIRTEAELAVAEQALTLPDAAARGYRLLDAEQTRAANPALRGKLLGALWCERDAAVEPRTAQPALRAALTATGRYTFLPGREVRDVVGENAVRDDHGDVHTGDLVILCTGAWLGGLVRELAPELPVRKVRLQMMQTDPLDEPMTTSVADGDSFRYYPAFAGDALDRLREVQPQPPVAAEHKMQLLMVQRRDGGLTIGDTHEYDHPFGFDVVEDPYDHLVGVAEELLGRPLPRVRRRWAGVYAQCVDTTRVVHRERVRDGVWLVTGPGGRGMTCSPAIAEKTAELANL, translated from the coding sequence ATGAGAGTCATCGTCGTAGGAGCAGGCGTGCTCGGCACCATGCACGCCTGGCAGGCCGTCGAGCGCGGCCACGAGGTCGTCCACCTGGAGCGCGAGGCGGAGGCGCGCGGCGCCTCGGTGCGCAACTTCGGCCTGGTCTGGGTCAGCGGCCGCGCCCGGGGTGAGGAACTGGACACCGCGCTGCGGGCCCGCGAGCTGTGGGAGCGGATCGGCGGGCAGGTCCCCGACCTCGGCTTCCGCGCCAACGGCTCGCTCACCGCGATCCGCACCGAGGCCGAACTCGCGGTCGCCGAGCAGGCGCTGACCCTGCCCGACGCCGCCGCGCGCGGCTACCGGCTGCTCGACGCCGAGCAGACCCGGGCCGCCAACCCCGCCCTGCGCGGCAAGCTGCTCGGTGCCCTGTGGTGCGAGCGGGACGCCGCGGTCGAGCCGCGCACCGCCCAGCCCGCGCTGCGCGCCGCCCTGACCGCCACCGGCCGGTACACCTTCCTGCCCGGGCGCGAGGTCCGCGACGTCGTCGGCGAGAACGCCGTCCGCGACGACCACGGCGACGTCCACACCGGTGACCTGGTGATCCTCTGCACCGGCGCCTGGCTGGGCGGCCTGGTCCGCGAGCTGGCGCCCGAGCTGCCGGTCCGCAAGGTGCGGCTGCAGATGATGCAGACCGACCCGCTGGACGAGCCGATGACCACCTCGGTCGCCGACGGCGACTCCTTCCGCTACTACCCGGCCTTCGCCGGCGACGCCCTGGACCGCCTCCGCGAGGTCCAGCCGCAGCCGCCGGTCGCGGCCGAGCACAAGATGCAGCTGCTGATGGTCCAGCGCCGGGACGGCGGTCTGACCATCGGCGACACCCACGAGTACGACCACCCCTTCGGCTTCGACGTGGTCGAGGACCCGTACGACCACCTGGTCGGCGTGGCCGAGGAACTGCTCGGCCGCCCGCTGCCCCGGGTCCGCCGCCGCTGGGCCGGCGTCTACGCGCAGTGCGTCGACACCACCCGGGTGGTCCACCGCGAGCGTGTCCGCGACGGCGTCTGGCTGGTCACCGGCCCTGGCGGCCGGGGCATGACCTGCTCGCCCGCGATCGCCGAGAAGACCGCCGAACTCGCCAACCTGTAA
- a CDS encoding multidrug efflux SMR transporter → MPYVLLALAIISEVCATSCLKLTEGFSRLWPSVGVAIGYVLSFALLGRALKHIPVSIAYAVWSGAGTAAVAGIGVVAFGESLGRTQWIGLALVIVGVVVLNLKGGH, encoded by the coding sequence GTGCCCTACGTACTCCTCGCCCTGGCGATCATCAGTGAAGTCTGTGCCACCAGCTGCCTCAAGCTGACCGAGGGTTTCAGCCGGCTCTGGCCCAGCGTGGGCGTGGCGATCGGCTACGTGCTGTCCTTCGCCCTGCTCGGCCGCGCCCTCAAGCACATACCGGTCTCGATCGCCTACGCCGTCTGGTCCGGCGCCGGCACCGCCGCCGTGGCCGGCATCGGCGTCGTCGCCTTCGGCGAGTCGCTGGGGCGGACGCAGTGGATCGGCCTCGCCCTGGTCATCGTCGGCGTGGTCGTGCTCAACCTCAAGGGCGGCCACTGA
- a CDS encoding SDR family oxidoreductase, with protein MAELADKAALVTGGSRGIGRAVALRLAAGGALVVVHYGGNAEAAEETVARIVANGGRAFAVGARFGEPGAVERLFEGVTAGLAERGVRGLDILVNNAGISSGSSIGQVTEEEFNRLLAVNVTTPFFVIQRALALLNDGGRIINMGSTASRFAVSTQIGYTVTKAALEAMGPSLANELGLRGITVNTVAPGAVRTDMTAAYTGIPEIVAGLESITALGRLGEPEDVADVVGFLAGPQGRWVTGQTVDVSGGTYLGPIAHV; from the coding sequence ATGGCCGAACTGGCCGACAAAGCAGCATTGGTGACGGGTGGTTCGCGGGGCATCGGACGGGCGGTGGCGCTCCGGCTGGCCGCCGGCGGTGCGCTGGTCGTGGTGCACTACGGGGGCAACGCGGAGGCGGCGGAGGAGACCGTGGCCCGGATCGTCGCGAACGGCGGCCGGGCGTTCGCCGTCGGTGCGCGGTTCGGGGAGCCCGGCGCCGTGGAGCGGCTGTTCGAGGGCGTGACCGCGGGGCTGGCGGAGCGCGGGGTGCGGGGCCTGGACATCCTGGTCAACAACGCCGGGATCAGCTCGGGCAGTTCGATCGGGCAGGTCACCGAGGAGGAGTTCAACCGGCTCCTCGCCGTCAACGTGACCACGCCGTTCTTCGTGATCCAGCGCGCGCTGGCGCTGCTGAACGACGGCGGCCGGATCATCAACATGGGTTCCACCGCCAGCCGCTTCGCGGTGTCCACGCAGATCGGCTACACGGTCACCAAGGCGGCGCTGGAGGCGATGGGCCCGTCCCTCGCCAATGAGCTGGGCCTGCGCGGGATCACCGTCAACACGGTGGCGCCCGGCGCGGTGCGGACCGACATGACCGCGGCCTACACCGGGATACCGGAGATCGTCGCGGGCCTGGAGTCGATCACCGCGCTCGGTCGCCTCGGCGAGCCGGAGGACGTCGCCGACGTGGTCGGATTCCTGGCCGGACCGCAGGGCCGCTGGGTGACCGGCCAGACCGTCGACGTCTCGGGCGGTACCTACCTGGGGCCGATCGCCCACGTCTGA
- a CDS encoding pyridoxamine 5'-phosphate oxidase family protein — translation MPYRLDITQGDWPAEELGKGVEGLLAEAMVLTLATAGHEHGPHANLAFFAYDDDLVLYFVSERATRHSHHLAEEARAAATVFLPPPVFGEQLRGLQLTGSAGEAWGRQAESALAAYQGRYPAFARDEEVRRQFLTGGGAAALYRFQVEGLTAVDEPKFGRRNYLRAAVRR, via the coding sequence ATGCCGTACCGACTCGACATCACCCAGGGGGACTGGCCGGCCGAGGAGCTCGGCAAGGGCGTCGAGGGCCTGCTGGCCGAGGCGATGGTGCTCACCCTGGCGACGGCGGGCCACGAGCACGGCCCGCACGCCAACCTCGCCTTCTTCGCCTACGACGACGACCTCGTCCTCTACTTCGTCAGTGAGCGCGCCACCCGCCACAGCCACCACCTGGCCGAGGAGGCCAGGGCGGCGGCCACCGTGTTCCTGCCGCCGCCGGTCTTCGGCGAGCAGCTGCGCGGACTCCAGCTGACCGGCAGCGCGGGAGAGGCGTGGGGGCGGCAGGCCGAGTCGGCGCTGGCCGCCTACCAGGGGCGGTACCCGGCCTTCGCGCGGGACGAGGAGGTGCGGCGGCAGTTCCTGACCGGTGGCGGGGCGGCGGCGCTGTACCGGTTCCAGGTGGAGGGGCTGACGGCGGTGGACGAGCCGAAGTTCGGCCGGCGGAACTACCTGCGGGCGGCCGTGCGGCGCTGA
- a CDS encoding TerD family protein, translating to MTQGGNAPLTAARVTVEVTAPKALDVSGLLLTDAGKVRSDDDFVFYNAPNGPGVTHRPAAAGSPDAIIVDTAAVPAGISKIVVTASPDEAGATFAGMEPTATVRDAATGEVLVTFTSPALGRETALIVVEVYQRNGAWKVRAVGQGYANGLAGIATDFGVSVEEQPAPAAAAPVTQVAPPPPAPAAAAPTPPPAAGPVDPRLAMASAPPMPQSAPPMPPAPPAAAAPSLTKVTLDKGRVSLTKGGSVSLEKNGKPFLSSIRMGLGWEPAGRGRNIDLDASCLAFDGKREKLDTAWFMKLGIFNGAIVHSGDNLTGEGGGDDESITVRLNGLPQEVCGLVFVVNSFSGQKFTEVKNAYCRLVDAGTGQELVRFDLTHSESRTGVVMCKLVRQYSGEWVMTAIGEYVDAKTARAMVKPAASML from the coding sequence CTGACCCAGGGCGGCAATGCCCCGTTGACCGCCGCGCGGGTGACCGTCGAGGTCACCGCACCCAAGGCGCTGGACGTCTCGGGCCTGCTGCTGACCGATGCCGGCAAGGTCCGTTCGGACGACGACTTCGTCTTCTACAACGCCCCCAACGGGCCCGGGGTGACCCACCGCCCGGCCGCCGCGGGCAGCCCGGACGCCATCATCGTCGACACCGCCGCCGTCCCGGCCGGGATCAGCAAGATCGTGGTGACCGCCAGTCCCGACGAGGCCGGCGCCACCTTCGCGGGCATGGAGCCGACCGCGACCGTCCGCGACGCCGCCACCGGCGAGGTCCTGGTCACCTTCACCTCGCCGGCGCTCGGCCGGGAGACCGCACTGATCGTGGTCGAGGTCTACCAGCGCAACGGCGCCTGGAAGGTTCGCGCGGTCGGCCAGGGTTACGCGAACGGTCTGGCCGGCATCGCCACCGACTTCGGTGTCTCGGTCGAGGAGCAGCCGGCTCCGGCGGCCGCCGCCCCGGTCACCCAGGTCGCGCCGCCCCCGCCCGCCCCGGCCGCCGCCGCGCCGACCCCGCCGCCGGCCGCCGGCCCGGTCGACCCCCGGCTCGCCATGGCCTCCGCCCCGCCGATGCCGCAGAGCGCGCCCCCGATGCCCCCGGCCCCGCCCGCCGCCGCGGCGCCGTCCCTCACCAAGGTCACCCTGGACAAGGGCCGGGTCAGCCTCACCAAGGGCGGTTCGGTCTCGCTGGAGAAGAACGGCAAGCCCTTCCTCTCCTCGATCCGGATGGGCCTCGGCTGGGAGCCCGCCGGCCGCGGCCGCAACATCGACCTCGACGCCTCCTGCCTCGCCTTCGACGGCAAGCGCGAGAAGCTGGACACCGCCTGGTTCATGAAGCTGGGCATCTTCAACGGCGCGATCGTCCACTCCGGCGACAACCTGACCGGCGAGGGCGGCGGTGACGACGAGTCGATCACCGTCCGCCTCAACGGGCTGCCGCAGGAGGTGTGCGGCCTGGTCTTCGTGGTGAACTCCTTCTCCGGTCAGAAGTTCACCGAGGTCAAGAACGCGTACTGCCGTCTGGTCGACGCCGGCACCGGCCAGGAGCTGGTCCGCTTCGACCTCACCCACTCCGAGTCCCGCACCGGCGTGGTGATGTGCAAGCTGGTCCGCCAGTACTCGGGCGAGTGGGTGATGACCGCGATCGGCGAGTACGTCGACGCCAAGACCGCCCGGGCGATGGTCAAGCCGGCCGCCTCGATGCTCTGA
- a CDS encoding GAF domain-containing protein, producing MRQPGRQTRRPERRTPQTAAELAKVHERALAEAAARAATRDTGPDDPSLFQPRPEIGDSWERLRRIGLDPDAGAAAVHLGPAEIEHRRRTSGLDPLLPVLRDTLLEQPGQPPLILAIADADGHILWQEGERGLRRSADRIGFLTGARWIEESVGTNGIAAALRAQRPMQVHSAEHYLRSHHSWTCVAAPVHDPGTGRLIGAINLSGPAHSVRPYLLQLTATAAKLAETELRARRLESLHHLRTLAAPMLARVNGPALVVDAAGWTAAAAGLPPPARLRLPAEGWSTAAVHWLPSLGECVIEPLADGWLVRPVPLRSAAPAPAADPEDPDDPGAPDGPGGLGGLLAEQAEGARVRLDLRRPGSPALSVHGAAGSWSHALSPRHAELLLLLATERNGLSAAQLADALFGDPARTVTVRAELSRLRRHLGGLLAHRPYRFAESVLVGVAGPEDPYDLLPSSSGPAVRRLRAGLAGGTVRLPGPPPPPGQLPAPRTGRVPLPPA from the coding sequence GTGCGGCAGCCAGGACGGCAGACCCGACGACCCGAGCGTCGTACTCCGCAGACGGCTGCGGAACTGGCCAAGGTCCACGAACGCGCCCTCGCCGAGGCCGCCGCCCGCGCCGCCACCCGCGACACCGGCCCCGACGACCCGTCCCTGTTCCAGCCCCGCCCCGAGATCGGCGACTCCTGGGAACGCCTGCGCCGGATCGGCCTCGACCCCGACGCCGGCGCCGCCGCCGTCCACCTCGGCCCCGCCGAGATCGAACACCGCCGCCGCACCAGCGGCCTCGACCCGCTGCTCCCCGTCCTCCGCGACACCCTGCTCGAACAGCCCGGCCAGCCACCGCTGATCCTCGCCATCGCCGACGCGGACGGCCACATCCTCTGGCAGGAGGGCGAGCGCGGACTGCGCCGCAGCGCCGACCGGATCGGCTTCCTCACCGGCGCCCGGTGGATCGAGGAGAGCGTCGGCACCAACGGGATCGCCGCCGCCCTGCGCGCCCAGCGCCCGATGCAGGTCCACTCCGCCGAGCACTACCTGCGCAGCCACCACTCGTGGACCTGCGTCGCCGCCCCCGTGCACGACCCCGGCACCGGCCGGCTGATCGGCGCCATCAACCTCAGCGGCCCGGCCCACTCCGTCCGCCCCTACCTGCTCCAGCTCACCGCCACCGCCGCCAAGCTCGCCGAGACCGAACTGCGCGCCCGCCGCCTCGAATCACTGCACCACCTGCGCACCCTCGCCGCCCCGATGCTGGCCCGGGTGAACGGACCCGCCCTGGTCGTCGACGCGGCCGGCTGGACGGCCGCCGCGGCGGGCCTGCCACCACCGGCCCGGCTGCGACTGCCCGCCGAGGGCTGGAGCACCGCCGCCGTGCACTGGCTGCCCAGCCTGGGCGAATGCGTGATCGAGCCGCTCGCCGACGGCTGGCTGGTCCGCCCGGTGCCGCTCCGCAGCGCCGCGCCGGCACCGGCCGCGGACCCCGAGGATCCGGACGACCCCGGCGCTCCCGACGGGCCCGGCGGCCTCGGCGGCCTGCTCGCCGAACAGGCCGAGGGCGCCCGGGTCCGGCTCGACCTGCGCCGGCCGGGCAGTCCGGCGCTGTCGGTGCACGGCGCGGCCGGCAGCTGGTCGCACGCGCTCAGCCCCCGCCACGCCGAACTGCTGCTGCTGCTCGCCACCGAACGGAACGGCCTCAGCGCGGCCCAGCTGGCCGACGCGCTGTTCGGGGACCCGGCCAGGACGGTGACGGTGCGGGCCGAACTCTCCCGGCTCCGCCGCCACCTGGGCGGCCTGCTGGCCCACCGGCCCTACCGCTTCGCCGAATCGGTGCTGGTCGGCGTGGCCGGGCCTGAGGACCCGTACGACCTGCTGCCGTCCTCCTCCGGTCCGGCCGTGCGCAGGCTCCGCGCGGGACTCGCGGGCGGCACCGTCCGGCTCCCCGGGCCCCCGCCCCCACCGGGCCAGCTGCCGGCCCCGCGGACCGGCCGGGTCCCGCTGCCGCCGGCCTGA
- a CDS encoding HAD family phosphatase encodes MPETPPPAAVLFDMDGTLVDTEHLWWEAAAELADELRHPLTEADAPEVLGQAIEHTAAHLHRVSGTALSEAELADRLGDSFAGKVAAETVPRPGALALLAELRDARVPTALVSASPRRVVDMVLGTIGRDWFAVTLAAEDTPRTKPAPDPYLAAAARLGLDPAACVAVEDTPTGVASASAAGCAVLAVPSTGTAIPDGSRITLLDSLEHADLDLLGRLTAVPGV; translated from the coding sequence ATGCCTGAAACTCCCCCACCCGCCGCCGTCCTCTTCGACATGGACGGCACCCTCGTCGACACCGAGCACCTCTGGTGGGAGGCCGCCGCCGAGCTCGCCGACGAGCTGCGCCACCCGCTCACCGAGGCCGACGCGCCCGAGGTGCTCGGCCAGGCGATCGAGCACACCGCCGCCCACCTCCACCGGGTCAGCGGCACCGCCCTCAGCGAGGCCGAACTGGCCGACCGGCTGGGCGACTCCTTCGCCGGGAAGGTCGCCGCCGAGACCGTCCCCCGCCCCGGCGCGCTCGCCCTGCTGGCCGAGCTGCGCGACGCCCGGGTGCCCACCGCGCTGGTCTCCGCCTCCCCCCGCCGGGTGGTCGACATGGTGCTGGGCACCATCGGCCGGGACTGGTTCGCGGTGACCCTGGCCGCCGAGGACACCCCGCGCACCAAGCCCGCCCCGGACCCGTACCTCGCGGCCGCGGCCCGACTCGGTCTGGACCCGGCGGCCTGCGTCGCCGTCGAGGACACCCCGACCGGGGTCGCCTCCGCCTCCGCGGCCGGCTGCGCCGTGCTCGCCGTCCCGTCCACCGGCACCGCGATCCCGGACGGCTCCCGGATCACCCTGCTGGACAGCCTGGAGCACGCGGACCTCGACCTCCTCGGCCGGCTCACCGCCGTGCCCGGGGTTTAA
- a CDS encoding GNAT family N-acetyltransferase has product MLIREATTEDWPGIWPFFHAIVAAGETFTYPLDLDFEQGREWWLLPEPHRTVVAVDETTGAVLGTAKTNRNQMGNGGHVAGASYMVDPAHGGRGVGRALVLDSIDWARRSGYRAIQFNAVVATNEHAVKLYESLGFRIVGTVPEAFHHPVHGYVPLYVMHLAL; this is encoded by the coding sequence ATGCTGATCAGGGAAGCCACCACCGAGGACTGGCCGGGCATCTGGCCGTTCTTCCACGCCATCGTCGCGGCCGGCGAGACGTTCACCTACCCGCTCGACCTCGACTTCGAGCAGGGCCGGGAGTGGTGGCTGCTGCCCGAACCGCACCGCACCGTGGTCGCCGTGGACGAGACCACGGGCGCCGTCCTCGGCACCGCCAAGACGAACCGCAACCAGATGGGCAACGGCGGCCACGTCGCCGGCGCGAGCTACATGGTGGACCCGGCGCACGGCGGCCGCGGCGTCGGCCGGGCGCTCGTCCTGGACAGCATCGACTGGGCCCGCCGCTCCGGTTACCGCGCGATCCAGTTCAACGCCGTGGTCGCGACCAACGAGCACGCGGTGAAGCTCTACGAGTCGCTCGGCTTCCGCATCGTCGGCACCGTCCCGGAAGCCTTCCACCACCCCGTGCACGGCTACGTCCCCCTGTACGTCATGCATCTGGCGCTCTGA
- a CDS encoding SsgA family sporulation/cell division regulator: MPPDPLPAPSSAPLAATPTGGEEAGSTAAPAAVEEVLSLRISLGEEVVGEVRTRFRFDAARPYEVLLTFHLGRPDEADWVFSRELLRDGLRSLSGQGDVKLWPAYCPCHGSTLHLALESPHGSALLEVSKPKVRAWLDRTYALVSEEAERAHGPSDAELTALLSGGR; this comes from the coding sequence ATGCCGCCCGACCCGCTGCCAGCACCCTCCAGTGCCCCTCTCGCCGCTACCCCCACGGGCGGCGAAGAGGCAGGCTCCACCGCCGCTCCGGCGGCGGTGGAGGAGGTGCTGTCCCTGCGGATCTCGCTGGGCGAGGAGGTGGTCGGAGAGGTCCGTACGCGGTTCCGGTTCGACGCCGCGCGCCCGTACGAGGTGCTGCTGACGTTCCATCTGGGGCGGCCGGACGAGGCCGACTGGGTGTTCTCGCGCGAACTGCTGCGCGACGGCCTGCGCTCGTTGAGCGGTCAGGGCGACGTCAAGCTGTGGCCGGCCTACTGTCCGTGCCACGGCTCGACGTTGCACCTGGCGCTGGAGTCCCCGCACGGCAGCGCGCTGCTGGAGGTCTCCAAGCCGAAGGTCCGGGCCTGGCTGGACCGGACGTACGCGCTGGTCTCGGAGGAGGCGGAGCGGGCCCACGGGCCGAGCGACGCCGAGCTGACCGCGCTGCTGTCCGGCGGCCGCTGA